A window from Amblyomma americanum isolate KBUSLIRL-KWMA chromosome 7, ASM5285725v1, whole genome shotgun sequence encodes these proteins:
- the LOC144098934 gene encoding uncharacterized protein LOC144098934: MGEQRYCDWQLDFASTTDDDGNSASVDLPSQPASGRGRGVLASTLRSSPEQRAQAPFGVVSDNRNSTSLSCMQPTPPPCEALVRNCLAYPAPQRTSPPSPGASSDSSSDDCAELRRLCQSQEDLTISTSSVNGFQLPLYNPSFPPPPIPEHSTWVVTPNRWSEKAPTPAKRATDEQSPSVKRSRSNPGTGGLQTSSLPTSKDGLQWRGPSTYSMHCTQKDEETDADSISPTMFCYQQEDTSEVVFRPVFYSPQPSPPATRPVRSRRHSFWMPPAHAAPLSEAAQTTTSGIVPVSSAPQKSWPYSLTSKVGLVDSHCHLDFIFSKVGHYGTYAKFRLEHAATFPDCYEGCVANFCNPLTFKQYNMWSKLLSEDGVWGTFGCHPHYVRDYNNEVEEYMVRALDHPSVVALGEIGLDYSHKNQCDRKLQQDIFRRQLQLAMNRSLPLVIHSRDSTPDTIKILKEMVPPSHPIHRHCFTGDWPEAQEWINTFPNLCLGLTPLVGFERVSPLTEVARHIPLDRLLLETDAPYFLPKQESRNLRTSHPGMVIHVAMRLSFLRNVSVDVILAAARENTRRIYGI, translated from the exons ATGGGTGAACAACGCTACTGCGACTGGCAACTTGATTTTGCTTCCACGACGGATGATGACGGCAACTCCGCTTCAGTGGATCTTCCTAGCCAGCCTGCCTCGGGTCGGGGTCGTGGAGTGCTTGCCAGCACGTTACGATCCTCTCCAGAACAACGAGCGCAGGCCCCTTTCGGAGTGGTCTCGGACAACAGAAACAGCACATCGCTTTCTTGCATGCAGCCAACACCGCCTCCTTGTGAAGCCCTAGTTCGCAACTGTCTTGCGTATCCTGCTCCTCAGAGAACCTCGCCGCCATCTCCCGGTGCCAGCTCTGATTCTTCTTCGGATGACTGTGCTGAACTGCGCCGCCTTTGCCAGTCCCAGGAAGACCTTACGATTTCAACTTCATCTGTGAATGGCTTTCAGTTGCCACTGTACAACCcgtcttttcctcctcctcccattCCAGAACACTCTACTTGGGTGGTTACGCCCAACAGGTGGTCAGAGAAGGCACCCACACCAGCAAAGCGTGCGACAGATGAGCAATCTCCTTCTGTGAAAAGAAGCCGTTCCAACCCTGGAACTGGTGGTCTGCAGACTTCATCCCTACCTACCTCCAAAGATGGCCTGCAGTGGAGGGGCCCCAGTACTTACAGCATGCACTGCACACAGAAAGATGAG GAGACTgacgccgactcaatctcgccgACAATGTTCTGCTACCAGCAAGAAGACACGTCCGAAGTGGTGTTTCGGCCGGTGTTCTATTCCCCACAGCCCAGTCCACCGGCTACGCGACCGGTGCGCAGCCGTAGGCACAGCTTCTGGATGCCACCTGCACATGCAGCGCCGCTGTCAGAGGCAGCGCAAACGACTACTTCGGGCATCGTGCCTGTGTCATCGGCACCACAGAAGTCGTGGCCATACTCGCTCACCTCCAAGGTGGGTCTGGTGGACTCTCACTGCCATTTGGACTTCATCTTCAGCAAGGTGGGCCACTATGGGACGTATGCCAAGTTTCGGCTCGAGCACGCAGCAACCTTTCCGGACTGCTATGAGGGCTGCGTGGCCAACTTCTGCAACCCGCTCACCTTCAAGCAG TACAACATGTGGAGCAAGCTGCTGTCAGAAGATGGCGTCTGGGGTACCTTTGGGTGCCATCCGCACTATGTGCGCGACTACAACAACGAAGTTGAAGAGTACATGGTCCGTGCCCTTGACCACCCCAGCGTGGTGGCGCTTGGTGAGATAGGCCTCGACTACTCCCACAA AAATCAGTGTGACCGCAAGTTGCAGCAAGACATCTTTCGGAGGCAACTGCAGCTGGCAATGAACCGCAGTCTACCGCTTGTTATTCATTCACGAGACTCCACCCCAGACACCATTAAAATCCTCAAGGAG ATGGTACCGCCAAGCCATCCAATCCACCGGCATTGTTTCACGGGTGACTGGCCGGAGGCGCAGGAGTGGATCAACACATTTCCCAACCTATGTCTGGGCCTCACTCCGCTGGTGGGCTTTGAGCGCGTGTCCCCGCTCACAGAAGTCGCCCGCCACATTCCCCTGGATCGTTTGCTGCTTGAGACTGATGCACCGTATTTCTTACCAAAGCAG GAGTCAAGGAATCTTCGCACATCACACCCCGGCATGGTCATACACGTTGCAATGCGGCTCTCGTTTCTTCGCAATGTCTCTGTCGATGTCATCCTTGCCGCAGCTCGCGAGAACACGCGGCGCATTTACGGGATATGA